A genomic segment from Neodiprion lecontei isolate iyNeoLeco1 chromosome 1, iyNeoLeco1.1, whole genome shotgun sequence encodes:
- the LOC124293906 gene encoding uncharacterized protein LOC124293906, whose protein sequence is MLRIDSLEVFQEFEDPERQRFLRYYLINVGGVTARDALNQFLKEAMTDSLTQKFSWTGKSVSDKENLRLLFNTCVGKVFFDPLRECRTIPQPHDCTEFARLMQEAIRGAQKRLPDAKRRANRSVHVEGRRQKYMTEMAHRYKVEHPGQ, encoded by the exons ATGCTCCGGATTGATTCCTTGGAGGTATTCCAAGAGTTTGAAGATCCTGAAAGACAACGATTTCTA AGATACTATCTTATTAACGTTGGTGGTGTCACAGCTAGAGATGCTCTCAACCAATTTCTGAAGGAAGCCATGACGGATAGCCTGACACAAAAATTCTCTTGGACTGGAAAGTCTGTTTCAGATAAAGAGAATCTCCGACTGTTATTTAATACCTGTGTTGGAAAGGTATTTTTTG ATCCCTTACGTGAGTGTCGAACAATACCACAGCCACATGATTGTACAGAATTTGCGAGACTGATGCAAGAGGCAATTCGGGGCGCACAAAAAAGATTGCCGGATGCAAAACGACGGGCGAATCGCTCTGTCCATGTGGAGGGtcgcagacaaaaatatatgaCTGAAATGGCTCATCGTTACAAGGTTGAACACCCAGGACAATGA